One region of Turicibacter bilis genomic DNA includes:
- the truB gene encoding tRNA pseudouridine(55) synthase TruB: protein MDGVLLLDKPAGMTSHDCVNIVRKVLKTKKVGHTGTLDPSVTGVLPICVGRATKISQFLTANEKEYLGEVTIGFSTTTEDADGELVEEKRVDRTITKEEVEAVLKSMLGSSIQVPPMYSAVKVNGKKLYEYARAGLEVERPRREVTIYELELLGNVHQSEDGLVKFSFRVKGSKGLFVRTVAVTIGEKLGYPAHMSHLRRIASGVFNISDCLSLEAFKEKAESNTLTLLTLEQAMADFPSVVVDSWVEKLVRNGVQLYPKQVNHVTVSPVALYSQSGQCLAVYEKHPTNDVYRSMRGFF from the coding sequence ATGGACGGGGTATTGTTACTAGATAAGCCGGCAGGAATGACATCGCATGATTGTGTCAATATTGTCCGTAAAGTGTTGAAAACGAAAAAGGTTGGGCATACCGGAACGCTTGATCCAAGTGTAACAGGTGTTTTACCGATTTGTGTCGGACGTGCCACGAAGATTTCGCAGTTTTTAACAGCAAATGAAAAAGAATATTTAGGTGAAGTTACAATCGGTTTTTCAACGACCACTGAAGATGCTGATGGTGAATTAGTTGAAGAAAAACGAGTCGACCGTACGATAACGAAGGAAGAAGTGGAAGCAGTTTTAAAAAGTATGCTCGGAAGTAGTATTCAAGTCCCACCGATGTATTCAGCAGTTAAGGTTAATGGTAAAAAGCTATACGAATACGCACGTGCTGGACTTGAAGTTGAGCGTCCACGTCGTGAGGTCACGATTTATGAATTAGAACTATTAGGCAACGTTCATCAAAGTGAAGATGGATTAGTTAAATTTAGTTTCCGTGTCAAAGGAAGTAAGGGATTATTCGTTCGCACCGTAGCTGTAACGATTGGAGAAAAGCTTGGATATCCAGCACATATGTCTCATTTAAGGCGTATTGCTTCAGGTGTTTTTAATATTTCTGATTGCTTAAGTTTAGAGGCTTTCAAAGAAAAGGCTGAATCGAATACATTAACTTTGTTGACATTAGAACAGGCAATGGCAGATTTCCCATCGGTTGTGGTCGATTCTTGGGTTGAAAAACTAGTACGAAATGGCGTACAATTATATCCGAAACAAGTTAATCATGTCACAGTGTCTCCAGTGGCACTTTATAGTCAAAGTGGACAATGTTTAGCAGTATATGAAAAGCACCCAACTAATGATGTCTATCGATCAATGAGGGGCTTCTTTTAG